In Gimesia benthica, a single window of DNA contains:
- a CDS encoding tetratricopeptide repeat protein, with translation MKTRMFQQILTLTCMGFLWTGCQSGPFASRSDSPRKALVERSPEKEEESAMQKKLREAMAQERSKARRHRLRDELNSGVTPEQLAALKGSEQQIVQTAAKVEAQALPLSDLQAAASQSAAPQTDASSLQRELNQAYEADRSGNLEKAQGYYQRVLAMNPEHFEALHRLAIIEDKKQNFPAAEAYYLQALKLDPSNADLLSDIGYSYMLQGRDDYGEKYLEEALKYQPAHARSLDHLGWYYGRTGRYDQALAMFRKTSGEAQAREKFARLFPGVNPGSATGGQNPVPQYPDQLSQYPGNQQSAERNHAGIQPVGQMQSAPGQPVQYANNGNPEQQPLNSPDAAAMNPTQQIAEMMRREREKAIQARQSTQQLPAISPNPAMTQMRQVTGSHAPAAPLQNSQLQMPQMQSPQFQAAQSQMPQQQPVDAPQPVNQYANQPAVEPGQIQAWPPANDPALSQAAEASQYWADKEQQLQNRQQPQQQMAARPYSNQSLPQQNYQGYPPNQLQGQYRNVPPGYQPMQSAPQQMMPVRGPQPGQQLYGNQYQSTPGQFPDYRSTQSGAPEAGQNPPQNDQDLMREVARTGMNMGPGQMFPMSDAAPGQLQGNNSPLMSSQMGSGGVIPASAQVPFQNAYGTNGPNGLQPQMGQGMSQGGVRQAGYEYSGQPAGKGNVYHASMPQRFPAQGQPMSSALPQSEMFSNNPVAAPANVRLQNASETAADLRSGYQGNLNGTQNFNQQSASPFQWGSQPTNSQYQFSDPQRQY, from the coding sequence ATGAAAACTCGAATGTTTCAACAGATTCTCACACTTACGTGCATGGGCTTCCTGTGGACGGGCTGCCAGTCTGGTCCGTTCGCCAGTCGTTCAGATTCTCCTCGTAAAGCGCTCGTTGAACGCTCTCCGGAAAAGGAAGAAGAATCTGCCATGCAGAAGAAGCTGAGAGAAGCGATGGCGCAAGAACGTTCCAAGGCACGGAGACATCGACTGCGTGATGAACTGAATTCGGGAGTGACACCGGAACAACTGGCTGCGCTGAAAGGTTCGGAGCAGCAGATCGTACAGACCGCCGCCAAAGTAGAGGCCCAGGCATTACCACTCAGCGATCTGCAGGCTGCAGCTTCTCAGTCCGCAGCACCGCAAACCGATGCATCGAGTCTGCAGCGGGAATTGAATCAGGCCTATGAAGCAGATCGTTCTGGCAACCTGGAAAAGGCGCAAGGCTATTACCAACGTGTCCTGGCCATGAATCCCGAGCATTTTGAAGCCCTGCATCGACTGGCGATCATCGAAGACAAAAAACAGAACTTTCCTGCGGCCGAAGCCTACTACCTGCAGGCTTTGAAGCTGGATCCCTCCAACGCAGACCTGCTGAGCGATATCGGCTATTCCTATATGCTGCAGGGACGCGACGATTATGGCGAAAAGTATCTGGAAGAAGCGCTGAAGTATCAGCCAGCACATGCCCGGTCACTCGATCACCTGGGCTGGTATTACGGACGCACCGGACGCTACGATCAGGCACTGGCCATGTTTCGTAAGACCAGTGGAGAAGCCCAGGCGCGGGAGAAATTTGCCCGCTTGTTCCCCGGGGTGAATCCAGGATCAGCCACCGGCGGACAAAATCCAGTCCCACAGTATCCAGATCAACTTTCGCAGTATCCCGGTAATCAGCAGAGTGCAGAACGTAATCACGCAGGAATTCAACCGGTCGGACAGATGCAGTCCGCTCCCGGGCAGCCCGTCCAATATGCGAACAATGGCAATCCGGAACAGCAGCCTTTGAACTCCCCCGATGCCGCAGCGATGAATCCCACACAACAGATTGCAGAGATGATGCGACGCGAACGCGAAAAGGCGATTCAGGCACGACAGTCTACCCAGCAGCTGCCTGCGATCAGTCCGAATCCTGCGATGACACAGATGCGTCAGGTAACGGGATCGCATGCACCAGCAGCTCCTCTGCAGAACTCTCAGCTGCAGATGCCCCAGATGCAGTCACCACAGTTCCAGGCCGCACAATCTCAGATGCCGCAGCAGCAACCCGTTGATGCACCTCAGCCGGTCAACCAGTATGCAAATCAGCCAGCCGTCGAACCAGGGCAGATTCAGGCATGGCCCCCCGCCAATGATCCGGCTTTGAGCCAGGCAGCAGAAGCCTCACAGTACTGGGCCGATAAAGAGCAGCAACTTCAGAATCGTCAACAGCCACAGCAGCAGATGGCTGCCAGACCATACTCCAATCAGTCCTTGCCTCAACAGAACTATCAGGGGTATCCTCCAAATCAGTTGCAGGGACAGTACCGGAATGTACCACCCGGCTATCAGCCAATGCAGTCAGCGCCTCAACAGATGATGCCCGTTCGTGGTCCCCAGCCGGGACAACAGCTGTACGGAAATCAGTATCAGTCGACTCCAGGCCAGTTTCCCGATTACCGTTCGACACAGAGCGGCGCTCCGGAAGCCGGACAGAATCCTCCACAGAACGATCAGGACCTGATGCGGGAAGTGGCCCGCACTGGCATGAATATGGGCCCCGGTCAGATGTTTCCCATGAGTGATGCCGCTCCGGGACAGCTGCAGGGAAATAACTCGCCCCTGATGAGTTCTCAGATGGGATCTGGAGGCGTCATTCCTGCTTCAGCCCAGGTTCCTTTCCAGAATGCCTATGGAACGAATGGCCCGAACGGCCTCCAGCCACAAATGGGGCAGGGCATGTCACAGGGAGGTGTCAGACAGGCCGGCTATGAATACTCGGGTCAGCCTGCCGGGAAGGGCAATGTTTATCATGCCTCGATGCCGCAACGCTTTCCTGCACAGGGACAGCCGATGTCCTCGGCTTTGCCTCAATCGGAGATGTTCTCCAACAACCCGGTGGCGGCTCCGGCAAACGTGCGTCTCCAGAATGCATCAGAAACGGCCGCTGATTTGCGATCCGGCTATCAGGGTAACTTGAACGGAACACAAAATTTCAATCAGCAGTCGGCTTCGCCTTTCCAGTGGGGAAGTCAGCCGACAAACTCTCAATATCAGTTCTCAGATCCACAGAGACAATATTAA
- a CDS encoding type II and III secretion system protein family protein: MYKQNCHGSAFRNDEKRRAQLVMNWAALFFITFSSIAHTAFAQGPSMRPLPPRQPVNQYAPANQYQPANQYAPAPMQVSAPPAQSYQQPSYPQQVPVAHQPQGVIPIQDAHAPNAGPQIQMVQDTGRITRKPLPTQIRSTPGIFDEMEIIIRRSQLVITNSRIRRYAIADPSIIEFVTYSPTEVSIVGLELGTTTLTLWFENDETPITYLVHTIQDPSLEGQRRIDYGKLERKIAVLFPNSKVYLIPLSRKIIVKGQASDPTEAANIMNVIRGEVINYEGNLGGPQPSGVGPGYYGGGGYGDALNSYGNNLYGSSLIVNMLEIPGEFQVMIHVTIAQINRTMMRQLGVDLSVLFDGGRQFLGSTMGGVPSTLTGIFEAGEVNVLINALAENGTTKIMARPTLTVLSGHSASFLAGGEFAVPTIVGVGGAQGTSTTFRGFGTSIVVTPIVLDKDLIRMRIVPEYSQVNDNNSVQGIPGLNSRRAQTTVELREGQTIVLAGLFGHDTSTGVTRIPWLGEIPLVGAYLFSSKKSTQGESELLITVTPQLVHPMEEDEVPPYPGHEVTVPHDKEFYKYNMTEGAPDRAVYQLQPYGRGAGQGIEVGYQPFNPSPASPYYPPEQTGTYQQGPVTQPIPQQGGGFPTQPQQPAQSPSPIQSHQPLPPPPAPGVSGPQAQSPGFLRRNQGQQPGQRRFTQMIKDRFQNSAPEMDSQIQPTGYIDTRMRQQSAEPQDSRSGFPWIGQGK; encoded by the coding sequence ATGTACAAACAGAATTGCCATGGATCGGCATTTCGAAATGATGAAAAGCGACGTGCTCAGCTTGTCATGAACTGGGCTGCGTTGTTCTTCATCACTTTTTCGTCGATCGCTCATACTGCGTTTGCCCAGGGGCCATCCATGCGCCCGCTGCCACCCAGGCAGCCCGTAAACCAGTATGCTCCCGCAAACCAGTATCAGCCTGCGAATCAATATGCTCCTGCTCCCATGCAGGTTTCCGCTCCCCCTGCTCAATCGTATCAACAACCGTCGTACCCACAACAGGTACCCGTTGCCCATCAACCGCAGGGTGTGATTCCGATTCAGGATGCGCATGCACCTAATGCGGGACCACAGATTCAGATGGTGCAGGATACCGGGCGGATTACCCGCAAGCCGCTGCCGACTCAGATTCGTTCCACTCCCGGCATCTTCGACGAGATGGAAATCATCATTCGTCGCAGCCAACTGGTTATCACAAATTCTCGCATTCGTCGTTACGCAATTGCTGATCCTTCGATCATTGAATTCGTGACTTATTCCCCGACCGAAGTTTCGATCGTGGGTCTGGAGTTGGGAACAACCACTCTGACTCTCTGGTTCGAAAATGATGAAACACCGATCACTTACCTGGTTCACACGATTCAAGATCCCAGCCTGGAAGGGCAGCGACGGATCGATTACGGTAAGCTCGAACGCAAAATCGCCGTGCTGTTTCCCAATAGTAAGGTTTATCTGATTCCCCTGTCACGTAAGATCATCGTGAAAGGTCAGGCTTCTGATCCCACCGAAGCGGCGAACATTATGAATGTGATCCGTGGTGAAGTTATCAACTACGAAGGAAACCTGGGCGGACCACAGCCTTCCGGTGTCGGGCCCGGTTATTATGGGGGAGGGGGTTACGGCGACGCGCTTAACAGCTACGGAAATAACCTCTATGGATCTTCGCTGATTGTGAACATGCTGGAGATTCCCGGTGAGTTCCAGGTCATGATTCATGTGACCATTGCCCAGATCAATCGCACGATGATGCGTCAGCTGGGAGTTGACTTGAGCGTACTGTTCGACGGCGGTCGTCAGTTTCTGGGATCAACGATGGGCGGTGTCCCTTCAACGCTGACCGGTATCTTCGAAGCCGGCGAAGTCAATGTATTGATCAACGCTCTGGCCGAGAACGGTACCACCAAGATTATGGCCCGACCGACGCTGACTGTATTAAGCGGTCACTCGGCCAGCTTCCTGGCTGGGGGTGAATTTGCAGTGCCGACCATTGTTGGAGTCGGAGGAGCACAGGGAACATCAACTACCTTCCGCGGTTTTGGTACTTCAATCGTCGTGACACCGATCGTGCTCGATAAGGACCTGATCCGCATGCGGATTGTCCCTGAATACAGCCAGGTGAATGATAACAACTCGGTACAGGGGATCCCGGGACTGAACTCACGGCGTGCACAGACCACGGTTGAACTCCGTGAAGGTCAGACCATCGTACTGGCTGGTCTGTTCGGTCACGACACTTCTACGGGGGTGACACGAATTCCCTGGCTGGGAGAAATTCCTCTGGTCGGAGCGTACCTGTTCAGTTCCAAGAAATCGACTCAGGGTGAGTCTGAGCTCCTGATCACCGTAACGCCACAACTGGTGCATCCGATGGAAGAGGATGAAGTTCCCCCTTATCCCGGGCATGAAGTTACCGTTCCCCACGACAAAGAATTCTATAAATATAACATGACCGAAGGTGCTCCCGATCGTGCCGTCTATCAGTTGCAGCCCTACGGTCGAGGGGCCGGACAGGGAATTGAAGTGGGGTACCAGCCGTTCAATCCGTCTCCTGCTTCTCCTTACTATCCGCCGGAACAGACAGGCACTTATCAGCAGGGACCTGTGACACAACCGATTCCGCAGCAGGGCGGTGGTTTTCCCACCCAGCCTCAGCAGCCGGCTCAGTCACCGAGTCCGATCCAGTCGCATCAGCCCTTACCGCCACCACCGGCTCCCGGTGTCAGCGGACCACAGGCACAGTCGCCTGGGTTTTTACGAAGAAACCAGGGTCAACAACCGGGACAGCGTCGGTTCACTCAGATGATCAAGGATCGCTTCCAGAATTCGGCTCCCGAGATGGACAGCCAGATTCAGCCGACCGGTTACATTGATACCCGCATGAGACAACAGTCCGCAGAACCGCAGGACAGCCGATCCGGATTTCCCTGGATTGGTCAGGGAAAATAA